The proteins below are encoded in one region of Neoasaia chiangmaiensis:
- a CDS encoding MFS transporter, with protein MDEKKKPLVGLAGVITLAMATELNDQVSEQSMPDISGGLGMSHDPGTWFSSLYVSAEVVGMSLSPWLAVTFTLRRFSLVVPVLAMIASSLIPLTDNLTLLYGLRLFQGLSGGFAVPLLMTTALRVLPPPIRLYGLAAYALTATFFPNLSTSFAGLWTDLLDWRFVFWQSIPLCTLALLLLWYGMPREAPKYERFRLFDWRGFFLVLFGMGALSTMLQQGDRFDWFNSPAICVMGLISLACLPLFVLNEWFHPLPLFRFQLLGRRNFAYGATTLLVFIIVSLSSSSIPAEFLQVVAGYRPEQVYLITLQVACMQLVMLPLMAVLLNKEWVDSRIVSLLGMAFILTACIGNTFVTSVWNRNEFYLWQTFQGLGEAMIVMPLLMMSTNALIPAEGPFASALVNTPRAVAEAVGIWLLQLMHRWRGSLHSDRITDQIGRDRYRIFQGENPAFQHQAPLLPNGMPRAPGSLEAFRAQVVKQTAVLTISDTFFVICGIVVFLMVLVLTLPQRTYPPRIVFVKK; from the coding sequence GTGGATGAGAAGAAGAAACCGCTCGTTGGACTGGCTGGTGTCATCACGCTGGCGATGGCGACGGAGCTGAACGACCAGGTTTCCGAACAGAGCATGCCGGATATTTCCGGCGGTCTGGGCATGAGTCACGATCCCGGGACGTGGTTCAGCAGTCTCTACGTGTCGGCGGAAGTCGTCGGCATGTCCCTGTCGCCCTGGCTGGCGGTGACCTTCACGTTGCGCCGCTTCTCGCTGGTCGTGCCGGTTCTAGCGATGATCGCCTCCTCCCTCATTCCACTGACCGACAATCTGACGCTGCTCTACGGATTGCGCCTGTTCCAGGGCCTTTCCGGCGGGTTTGCGGTGCCGTTGCTGATGACCACGGCGCTGCGGGTGCTGCCGCCGCCGATCCGCCTTTACGGTCTCGCGGCCTATGCGTTGACGGCGACTTTCTTTCCCAATCTGAGCACGTCCTTCGCTGGTTTATGGACGGATCTGCTCGACTGGCGCTTCGTCTTCTGGCAGTCGATCCCGCTCTGCACGCTGGCGCTGCTGCTGCTCTGGTATGGCATGCCCAGGGAGGCGCCGAAATACGAGCGGTTCCGGCTGTTCGACTGGCGCGGGTTTTTTCTGGTGCTGTTCGGCATGGGCGCGCTGTCCACCATGTTGCAACAGGGCGATCGCTTCGACTGGTTCAACAGTCCGGCGATCTGCGTGATGGGGCTGATCAGTCTCGCCTGCCTGCCGCTGTTCGTTCTGAACGAGTGGTTTCATCCGTTGCCGCTTTTCAGGTTTCAGCTGCTGGGGCGCCGCAATTTCGCTTATGGCGCGACAACGTTGCTGGTGTTCATCATCGTCTCGCTGTCCTCGTCTTCCATCCCGGCGGAATTTCTTCAGGTCGTTGCCGGGTATCGGCCGGAGCAGGTGTATCTCATCACGTTGCAGGTGGCGTGCATGCAACTGGTCATGCTGCCGTTGATGGCGGTCCTGCTCAACAAGGAATGGGTGGACAGTCGCATCGTGAGTTTGCTGGGCATGGCGTTCATCCTGACGGCATGCATCGGCAACACGTTCGTGACCTCGGTCTGGAACCGGAACGAATTCTATCTCTGGCAGACGTTCCAGGGGCTTGGCGAGGCCATGATCGTCATGCCGCTCCTGATGATGTCCACCAATGCGTTGATCCCTGCCGAGGGGCCGTTTGCCTCCGCGTTGGTCAATACGCCGCGCGCGGTTGCGGAGGCGGTGGGCATATGGCTGTTGCAGCTGATGCATCGCTGGCGCGGCAGCCTGCATTCGGACCGCATCACCGACCAGATCGGGCGCGACCGCTATCGAATTTTCCAGGGTGAGAATCCGGCTTTCCAGCATCAGGCACCACTCCTGCCGAACGGAATGCCGCGGGCGCCGGGAAGTCTTGAGGCGTTTCGGGCACAGGTGGTCAAACAGACGGCGGTGCTGACGATCAGCGATACGTTCTTCGTGATTTGCGGCATCGTCGTGTTCCTGATGGTGCTGGTGCTCACCCTGCCGCAACGTACCTACCCGCCCCGTATTGTTTTTGTGAAAAAATGA
- a CDS encoding HlyD family secretion protein: MSDERQDERKKTPKWPFLVAAVIILGFIAIVLAIIFVPTRHVWTNDAYVTAHYTVVAPRVSGQIVSVNVDDNQPVKAGQVLATLDPRDYQTSLDQARATLDHDRALALDAQAAVTRQPSIIDENVAQAAQIDAQLTYARQNARRYTNLAQTGAGSTQEHQQSDATLREMEANLQAVRARIAAAQAQTPILVAQHKAALATIGIDEARVHQAELNLSYTRIRALEDGMVGERSVQVGNYVSPGAALMALVPMQQIWIMANYREMALRHMRPGQHATIHVDAYNIDLDGMVDSVPPASGAAFAPIAPENATGNFTKIVQRLPVKIVLAPHQPLAKLLRLGFSVETTVDTGLENVVGEQARTHDEITAK, from the coding sequence ATGTCTGACGAACGCCAGGATGAACGGAAAAAGACGCCGAAATGGCCGTTCCTTGTGGCGGCGGTCATCATTCTCGGATTTATTGCCATTGTGCTGGCGATCATCTTCGTCCCGACGCGGCATGTCTGGACCAACGACGCGTATGTGACGGCGCATTATACGGTGGTGGCGCCGCGCGTATCCGGGCAGATCGTTTCGGTAAATGTGGACGACAACCAGCCGGTCAAGGCCGGGCAGGTTCTGGCGACGCTCGATCCGCGCGATTATCAGACATCCCTCGATCAGGCGCGTGCCACGCTCGATCATGACCGGGCGCTGGCGCTCGATGCGCAGGCAGCGGTGACGCGGCAGCCCTCGATCATCGATGAGAATGTCGCGCAGGCGGCGCAGATCGATGCGCAACTGACCTATGCCCGGCAGAATGCGCGGCGATACACCAACCTGGCGCAGACCGGCGCGGGATCGACGCAGGAGCACCAGCAATCCGATGCGACGTTGCGGGAGATGGAGGCCAACCTGCAGGCCGTGCGGGCGCGGATTGCCGCCGCTCAGGCGCAGACGCCCATTCTGGTTGCGCAGCACAAGGCGGCCCTTGCCACGATCGGCATCGACGAGGCGCGGGTGCATCAGGCGGAACTCAACCTGTCCTACACGAGGATCCGCGCGCTCGAGGACGGCATGGTGGGTGAGCGGAGCGTGCAGGTTGGCAATTACGTCTCGCCCGGTGCGGCGTTGATGGCGCTGGTGCCGATGCAGCAGATCTGGATCATGGCCAATTATCGCGAGATGGCGCTGCGGCATATGCGGCCGGGACAGCATGCGACCATTCACGTCGATGCCTACAATATCGATCTCGATGGCATGGTGGACAGCGTGCCGCCGGCATCCGGCGCGGCGTTTGCGCCGATCGCACCGGAGAACGCGACGGGCAACTTCACCAAGATCGTGCAGCGTCTGCCGGTGAAGATCGTGCTGGCGCCCCATCAACCGCTGGCGAAACTGTTGCGGCTTGGTTTCTCTGTCGAAACGACGGTCGATACCGGGCTGGAGAACGTGGTTGGCGAGCAGGCGCGCACGCATGACGAGATCACCGCGAAATGA
- a CDS encoding efflux transporter outer membrane subunit, with protein MTAIRRWLAVCAALTTAGCTVGPDFHSPGVTAPASWGSEPASAGLTYGAAVDTQWWHRFGDPELDSLVGRLAKQNIQLQSATQRIDQARAQMHVAASAGLPQASWSGSYAYRHLSSHGIFSLAEPAPGSSFQFDFFANTLSAGWDLDLFGMVRRAVEAEHANQLAAMEARHALALATLADLATSYMQLRGVQEQIRITNTNIGLAQRNLDLVQSRFGNGVATTLDLAQARAQLATLRANLPDLQNSEAELINAIGFLLAEPPRALEAELTTPAAQPPVPPQVPVGIPSTLAKRRPDILAAEARLHAATAQIGVATAAFYPDITLTGNMGTESLSAADFFALPARQFAAGPTLQVPVFQGGRLIYTLRLRQAQQKEAVLAYRNAVLGAWREVDDAMTAYAQARRARQETVEAFGQNRAAFSAATQRYREGASDYLNVVATQAALLSSQSALAANQMKIETTLVALYRALGGGWEYAEVAAR; from the coding sequence ATGACGGCGATACGACGATGGCTTGCCGTGTGCGCGGCGCTGACGACAGCCGGGTGCACGGTCGGGCCGGATTTTCATTCGCCGGGCGTCACCGCGCCGGCATCATGGGGCAGTGAGCCCGCATCCGCCGGGCTGACCTATGGCGCGGCGGTCGATACACAATGGTGGCATCGCTTCGGCGATCCGGAACTCGACAGTCTCGTCGGGCGGCTGGCGAAGCAGAACATCCAGTTGCAGAGCGCGACGCAGCGTATCGATCAGGCGCGGGCGCAGATGCACGTTGCGGCATCGGCCGGGTTGCCGCAGGCGAGCTGGTCAGGTTCCTACGCCTATCGGCACCTGAGTTCGCACGGTATTTTCTCGCTGGCCGAACCGGCGCCCGGTTCGAGTTTCCAGTTCGATTTCTTCGCCAATACGCTTAGCGCGGGATGGGACCTCGACCTGTTCGGCATGGTGCGGCGCGCGGTGGAGGCAGAGCATGCCAATCAGCTGGCGGCGATGGAAGCGCGTCATGCGCTTGCTCTGGCGACGTTGGCCGATCTGGCGACCAGCTATATGCAGCTTCGTGGCGTGCAGGAGCAGATACGCATCACCAACACCAATATCGGTCTGGCGCAGCGTAATCTCGATCTTGTGCAAAGCCGGTTTGGCAATGGCGTGGCCACGACGCTCGATCTGGCGCAGGCGCGCGCGCAACTGGCGACGCTGCGCGCGAATCTGCCCGATTTGCAGAACAGCGAGGCAGAACTGATCAATGCAATCGGTTTCCTGCTGGCGGAGCCGCCGCGTGCGCTGGAGGCCGAGTTAACAACACCGGCCGCGCAGCCACCGGTGCCACCGCAGGTGCCCGTCGGTATTCCCAGCACGCTGGCGAAGCGCCGGCCGGATATTCTGGCGGCGGAAGCCCGTCTGCACGCGGCGACCGCGCAGATCGGGGTGGCGACGGCGGCGTTCTACCCGGACATCACGCTAACCGGCAATATGGGCACGGAATCGCTTTCGGCGGCGGATTTCTTCGCCCTGCCAGCCCGCCAGTTCGCGGCGGGGCCGACATTGCAGGTGCCGGTATTCCAGGGTGGACGGCTTATCTACACGTTGCGCCTGCGTCAGGCCCAGCAGAAGGAGGCCGTGCTGGCCTATCGCAATGCCGTCCTGGGGGCATGGCGGGAAGTGGACGATGCGATGACGGCCTATGCCCAGGCAAGGCGCGCACGGCAGGAGACCGTCGAGGCTTTTGGGCAGAACCGCGCCGCTTTCTCGGCCGCCACGCAGCGCTATCGGGAAGGGGCCAGTGACTACCTGAATGTCGTGGCGACACAGGCGGCATTGCTGTCCAGTCAGTCCGCGCTGGCCGCCAACCAGATGAAGATCGAGACGACGCTGGTTGCGCTTTACCGGGCGCTAGGCGGGGGGTGGGAATATGCGGAGGTCGCCGCGCGGTAG
- a CDS encoding lysozyme inhibitor LprI family protein produces the protein MKRVLFLLLAALEATPGMASDFDTCLKAADSIDPRIMDCQDKELIRQNAALNASYSKLLTQLRTIPLAESKLRDSERAWIKFRDANCDLIPAVFGDGSADRINYNDCVIDITSARVIELNKWNSSRTVEGR, from the coding sequence ATGAAGAGAGTTCTTTTCCTCCTACTAGCCGCTTTAGAAGCAACACCCGGAATGGCGTCCGACTTCGATACATGCCTTAAAGCCGCCGATTCTATTGATCCTAGAATTATGGATTGTCAGGATAAGGAGCTTATACGCCAAAACGCCGCTCTCAACGCCAGTTATTCAAAACTTCTAACTCAACTCCGAACCATACCCCTTGCGGAATCAAAACTGCGCGACTCAGAACGCGCCTGGATCAAATTTCGCGACGCAAACTGCGACCTTATTCCTGCGGTCTTCGGGGATGGAAGCGCCGATCGTATAAATTATAATGATTGCGTTATCGATATAACATCCGCAAGAGTTATCGAACTGAACAAATGGAACTCGTCGAGGACTGTTGAGGGTAGGTAA
- a CDS encoding VgrG-related protein, which produces MAAARVSSGIGDRGGVSYGAYQLNSKSGDKVRDFLRTEGAPWQPQFAGLDETVSGGPFEKKWKEIATATPQSFFNAQHAYIRRTNYGQTIARVETDTGINLDTFSIAVRNVVWSVSVQHGGAFIILERALHDLNRQDLRNLSFMAQPARKISENPFVTYSAEEKFDAFIFEMAYKIFERDLIMAIYRERKSYLHTDTKMSARSITDNENRYVKELPDALAELDTR; this is translated from the coding sequence TTGGCCGCCGCCCGAGTTTCCTCAGGAATTGGTGACCGGGGCGGTGTTTCGTATGGAGCATACCAGCTCAATAGTAAAAGCGGAGACAAGGTTCGAGACTTTCTCCGCACAGAAGGCGCGCCATGGCAGCCACAATTTGCGGGCCTGGATGAGACGGTTTCCGGTGGACCATTCGAAAAGAAATGGAAAGAGATCGCGACGGCAACACCGCAAAGTTTTTTCAATGCGCAGCACGCTTATATTAGAAGAACAAATTATGGACAAACAATCGCCCGCGTCGAAACTGACACTGGAATTAATCTTGATACGTTTTCGATCGCCGTCAGGAATGTTGTCTGGTCGGTCTCCGTGCAACACGGAGGTGCATTCATCATTCTTGAGCGAGCCCTTCACGATTTGAATAGACAGGACTTGCGCAATCTTTCGTTCATGGCTCAACCTGCACGGAAAATATCGGAAAATCCCTTCGTGACTTACAGTGCAGAAGAGAAATTCGATGCTTTCATTTTCGAGATGGCTTACAAAATTTTCGAGCGGGACCTGATCATGGCGATATATAGAGAACGGAAGTCCTATTTGCACACCGATACCAAAATGTCTGCGCGCAGCATTACCGATAACGAAAACCGTTATGTAAAAGAGCTTCCAGATGCCCTTGCAGAGTTGGACACACGATGA
- the panB gene encoding 3-methyl-2-oxobutanoate hydroxymethyltransferase, translating to MSAQNQSQSVTVPQIMRRKGLQPIVALTAYNALMAGLVDPYADIILVGDSLAMVEHGMASTLEATLDLMILHGRSVMRSARQALVVVDLPFGSYEENPEQAFRSASRVLRETGCTAVKLEGGVAMRETIAFLTQRGVPVMAHIGLTPQSVMTLGGFKTQGRDRAAWSAIEADAVAVAEAGAFAVVLEGIVEPLAARITENIAIPTIGIGASARCDGQILVLEDMLGLTDRAPKFVRRFGALGDAAREAVRQYAEAVGARSFPADQETYLPKK from the coding sequence ATGAGCGCACAGAACCAATCGCAATCCGTGACCGTCCCGCAAATCATGCGTCGCAAGGGGCTACAGCCGATCGTGGCGTTGACCGCTTACAATGCGTTGATGGCAGGGTTGGTCGATCCGTATGCCGATATCATTCTGGTTGGCGACAGTCTGGCGATGGTCGAGCATGGTATGGCGTCCACGCTGGAAGCGACGCTGGACCTGATGATCTTGCATGGTCGCAGCGTCATGCGTTCGGCGCGACAGGCGCTGGTTGTCGTCGATCTGCCTTTCGGCAGTTATGAGGAAAATCCGGAGCAGGCGTTCCGTAGTGCATCGCGGGTTTTGCGGGAGACGGGTTGTACGGCGGTGAAGCTGGAAGGCGGGGTTGCGATGCGCGAAACCATTGCGTTCCTGACGCAGCGTGGTGTTCCGGTGATGGCGCATATTGGTCTGACGCCGCAATCGGTGATGACGTTGGGCGGCTTCAAGACGCAGGGTCGCGATCGGGCGGCGTGGTCGGCGATCGAGGCGGACGCGGTGGCCGTTGCCGAGGCGGGGGCGTTCGCCGTGGTGCTGGAGGGAATTGTCGAACCGCTGGCCGCGCGGATTACGGAGAATATTGCCATTCCCACCATCGGCATTGGTGCATCGGCCCGATGCGACGGGCAGATACTGGTGCTGGAGGATATGCTGGGCCTGACGGATCGCGCACCGAAATTCGTGCGGCGGTTTGGTGCGCTTGGCGATGCGGCGAGGGAAGCGGTTCGGCAATATGCCGAGGCCGTCGGCGCGCGGTCTTTTCCGGCGGATCAGGAAACTTATCTGCCGAAAAAATAG
- a CDS encoding metal-dependent hydrolase produces the protein MTGRSHVLIGIASVVAACAEGWLAVSPFVLIGGVFGSLLPDIDTERSTLGHRCKWVARPIGRMFGHRGATHSGLLLGLAVVCLVYFGGAARLHGGWGALCLGYASHIVADMPTGGVPLLYPVSKSRISLWPYARTGGIGEFLLLLCTLTGLFGLAWWSGHNVPIRQGSGIHIQCGLSF, from the coding sequence ATGACGGGCCGCTCGCATGTGCTGATCGGCATCGCCAGTGTGGTTGCCGCCTGTGCCGAAGGGTGGCTGGCGGTGAGTCCCTTTGTGCTGATCGGTGGTGTTTTCGGTAGTCTTCTGCCCGACATCGATACAGAGCGCTCTACGTTGGGGCATCGCTGCAAATGGGTGGCACGGCCGATCGGGCGCATGTTCGGGCATCGCGGTGCGACGCATTCCGGGCTGCTGCTGGGGCTTGCTGTCGTCTGTCTGGTTTATTTCGGCGGTGCGGCAAGATTGCACGGTGGATGGGGCGCGCTATGTTTGGGCTATGCCAGTCATATCGTCGCGGACATGCCGACAGGCGGCGTGCCGTTGCTTTACCCGGTCAGCAAATCCCGTATTTCGCTATGGCCGTATGCCCGGACCGGCGGAATCGGCGAATTTCTGCTTTTGCTTTGCACGCTGACAGGTCTGTTTGGTCTGGCGTGGTGGAGCGGGCATAACGTTCCGATCCGGCAAGGTTCAGGGATTCATATTCAGTGTGGACTGAGTTTCTAG
- the purH gene encoding bifunctional phosphoribosylaminoimidazolecarboxamide formyltransferase/IMP cyclohydrolase: MSSADRLPIRRALLSVSDKSGLIALGQALVTHGAQLLSTGGSARALREAGLPVTDVSDHTGFPEILDGRVKTLVPQVHGGILGRRDLPEHVAQMERHAIAPIDLVCVNLYPFAATVASGAGWDDCVENIDIGGPAMVRAAAKNHDHVAILTDPGQYDDLVAALNAGGTTLSARRAWAAAAYAHTAAYDSMIATWFAQQAGEAFPPALTLSGQRRELLRYGENPHQQAAFYVNGDQRPGIATARQVQGKALSYNNLNDTDAAFEAVAEFDRPAVVIVKHANPCGVAVADDLEAAWAQALRCDPVSAFGGIVALNRTLDAATAERIAAIFTEVIVAPDADEAAQAVLARKKNLRLLLTGGVPDAAAPGLSFKSVAGGFLAQSRDAGRVTEPELKVVTKRAPTEAEMRDLLFAFRVAKHVKSNAVIYARNGATVGIGAGQMSRVDSARIAARKSEDAAQAAGEGTALTQGSVAASDAFFPFADGLESVIAAGAVAVIQPGGSIRDQEVIDAADRAGIAMVFTGMRHFRH; the protein is encoded by the coding sequence ATGTCTTCCGCTGACCGCCTGCCGATCCGCCGGGCACTTCTCTCGGTTTCCGACAAGAGCGGCCTGATCGCACTTGGGCAGGCGCTTGTCACCCATGGGGCGCAGTTGCTCTCGACCGGCGGCTCGGCGCGGGCCTTGCGCGAGGCCGGACTGCCGGTGACGGATGTGTCCGACCATACGGGTTTTCCGGAAATTCTCGACGGTCGGGTAAAAACCCTCGTGCCGCAGGTCCATGGCGGTATCCTGGGCCGTCGCGACCTGCCGGAGCACGTGGCGCAGATGGAACGGCACGCGATTGCGCCGATCGATCTTGTCTGCGTCAATCTCTATCCTTTCGCCGCGACAGTGGCATCCGGTGCAGGATGGGACGACTGTGTCGAGAACATCGACATCGGTGGGCCGGCGATGGTGCGAGCGGCCGCCAAGAATCACGACCATGTGGCGATCCTGACCGACCCGGGGCAATATGACGATCTGGTTGCGGCGCTGAATGCGGGCGGCACGACGCTGTCGGCACGACGCGCCTGGGCCGCGGCGGCTTATGCGCATACGGCCGCCTATGATTCCATGATCGCGACGTGGTTTGCGCAACAGGCGGGCGAGGCGTTTCCGCCGGCGCTGACGTTGAGCGGCCAGCGCCGCGAATTGCTGCGTTACGGCGAAAATCCGCATCAGCAGGCGGCTTTCTACGTCAATGGCGACCAGCGTCCGGGCATCGCCACCGCGCGTCAGGTTCAGGGCAAGGCGCTGAGCTATAATAACCTGAACGATACGGATGCCGCGTTCGAGGCTGTTGCGGAATTCGATCGTCCGGCGGTGGTGATCGTCAAGCATGCCAATCCTTGCGGTGTGGCCGTGGCCGACGATCTGGAAGCGGCATGGGCGCAGGCGCTACGGTGCGATCCGGTCTCTGCTTTCGGTGGGATCGTCGCGCTGAACCGGACGCTGGACGCGGCAACAGCCGAACGGATTGCCGCGATCTTCACGGAGGTGATCGTCGCGCCGGACGCCGATGAGGCGGCGCAGGCGGTTCTGGCCAGGAAGAAGAATCTGCGCCTGCTTCTGACTGGCGGCGTGCCGGATGCGGCGGCTCCAGGCTTGTCGTTCAAGTCGGTGGCCGGGGGATTCCTGGCGCAAAGTCGCGATGCCGGCCGGGTGACGGAACCGGAACTGAAAGTCGTGACGAAGCGTGCGCCGACCGAAGCCGAGATGCGCGACCTGCTGTTTGCCTTCCGGGTGGCGAAGCATGTGAAGTCCAATGCCGTGATCTATGCCAGAAACGGCGCGACCGTCGGCATCGGCGCGGGTCAGATGTCGCGGGTCGATTCCGCGCGTATCGCCGCACGCAAGAGCGAAGACGCTGCGCAGGCGGCAGGTGAGGGCACGGCGTTGACGCAGGGGTCGGTCGCGGCATCCGATGCGTTCTTCCCGTTCGCCGACGGACTGGAGAGCGTGATTGCGGCGGGCGCCGTCGCCGTCATTCAGCCGGGCGGATCGATCCGCGATCAGGAAGTGATCGATGCGGCGGATCGTGCGGGGATTGCCATGGTCTTTACCGGCATGCGTCATTTCCGCCATTAA
- a CDS encoding D-mannose isomerase, which yields MTDLLSPFLLPETSWLRHSAHRSWLEAQGRRLLDFSKAAKMPDGFGPLDDEGRLSPDATPDSTITARMVHAYALAALQGVPGARPMVEHGVQALLGPLRDTEHGGWTAGPSDPRGRKQAYLQAFVALAASSAVLIGAKDARELLKEAIAITNDHFWSEEEGVMRESFAFDWSDEENYRGANSNMHSTEMCLALADVTRDRTWLNRALRIVTRFVHENAGSHGFTMPEHFDRHWNLLRDYHRDQPTHALRPFGMTPGHFVEWSHLTLKVEAALLRATGEAPGWLLPDAQALFETGIETGWAADGKPGMLYTIDWERRPVVDRRAHWVQAEAATAAINLLKRTGHGRYEKWYRTIWDYIDNTLIDREGGSWFNEVGPDGTPSEEIYAGKADLYHAYQSTIAPVLPLSPSLGTAVLETGAPF from the coding sequence ATGACCGATCTCCTGTCCCCCTTCCTGCTACCCGAAACCAGCTGGCTGCGTCATTCCGCACACCGTAGCTGGCTGGAAGCACAGGGCCGCCGCCTGCTCGACTTCTCCAAGGCAGCGAAAATGCCGGACGGCTTCGGCCCGCTGGATGACGAGGGCCGTCTCTCCCCCGATGCCACGCCGGACAGCACGATCACCGCGCGCATGGTGCATGCCTACGCCCTCGCTGCGTTGCAAGGCGTACCGGGCGCGCGCCCGATGGTCGAGCATGGTGTCCAGGCCCTTCTCGGTCCGCTGCGCGATACCGAGCATGGCGGCTGGACCGCGGGACCGTCCGACCCGAGAGGACGCAAGCAGGCCTACCTTCAGGCATTCGTGGCGCTGGCCGCCTCATCCGCCGTCCTTATCGGGGCGAAGGATGCTCGGGAGCTTCTGAAGGAGGCAATCGCCATCACCAACGATCATTTCTGGTCGGAGGAGGAAGGCGTCATGCGGGAGAGCTTCGCCTTCGACTGGTCGGACGAAGAGAATTATCGCGGCGCCAACAGCAACATGCACTCGACCGAGATGTGCCTCGCCCTGGCCGACGTGACACGCGACCGCACGTGGCTGAATCGCGCCCTGCGCATCGTCACGCGTTTCGTACATGAAAATGCCGGTTCGCACGGCTTCACCATGCCCGAACATTTCGACCGTCACTGGAACCTGCTGCGCGATTACCATCGCGATCAACCGACCCACGCCCTGCGCCCCTTCGGCATGACGCCCGGCCATTTCGTCGAGTGGTCGCATCTCACCCTGAAGGTCGAAGCCGCCCTCCTGCGCGCCACCGGAGAAGCGCCGGGCTGGTTATTGCCGGACGCGCAGGCCCTGTTCGAGACCGGCATCGAGACCGGCTGGGCCGCCGACGGCAAGCCCGGCATGCTCTACACCATCGATTGGGAGCGGCGTCCCGTCGTCGACAGGCGCGCCCATTGGGTGCAGGCGGAAGCCGCGACGGCCGCCATCAACCTGCTCAAGCGCACAGGGCATGGCCGTTACGAGAAGTGGTATCGGACGATCTGGGACTATATCGACAACACGCTGATCGACCGCGAAGGCGGCAGCTGGTTCAACGAAGTCGGCCCTGACGGCACGCCAAGCGAGGAAATCTATGCGGGCAAGGCCGACCTCTACCACGCCTATCAGTCGACGATCGCCCCCGTGCTCCCGCTTTCTCCGAGCCTCGGCACCGCCGTGCTGGAAACTGGCGCGCCATTCTGA